A window of the Salmo trutta chromosome 25, fSalTru1.1, whole genome shotgun sequence genome harbors these coding sequences:
- the xgb gene encoding x globin: protein MGCAISGLAPKTLGETSTEEDVAHLNEKQIQMIKESWKVIQEDIAKVGIIMFVRLFETHPECKDVFFLFRDVEDLEMLRTSRELRSHGLRVMSFVEKSVARLDQLERLEVLAMELGMSHYHYNAPPKYYSYVGAEFICAVQPILKERWTPELEEAWKTLFLYLSRLMKQGYQEETNRHHHDAASRKERPEKRNTPR from the exons ATGGGCTGCGCAATATCAGGACTGGCACCGAAAACACTTGGAGAGACATCAACGGAAGAAGATGTTGCGCATCTCAACGAGAAGCAAATCCAGATGATCAAAGAGTCCTGGAAAGTTATCCAGGAGGACATTGCGAAAGTTGGAATTATTATGTTCGTCAG GTTATTTGAGACCCATCCAGAATGCAAGGATGTATTCTTCCTGTTCCGAGACGTGGAGGACCTTGAGATGTTACGGACCAGCCGGGAGCTGAGGTCACATGGACTACG AGTAATGTCCTTCGTTGAGAAAAGTGTGGCCAGACTGGACCAGCTGGAGAGATTAGAGGTTCTGGCTATGGAGCTAGGGATGAGCCATTACCATTACAACGCCCCACCCAAATACTACAGC TATGTAGGAGCAGAATTCATCTGTGCTGTCCAACCCATTCTCAAAGAGAGATGGACCCCTGAGCTTGAGGAGGCATGGAAG ACCCTGTTCCTGTACCTGAGCAGGCTTATGAAGCAGGGCTACCAGGAGGAGACAAACAGACATCACCATGATGCAGCATCCCGCAAGGAAAGGCCAGAGAAGAGGAACACACCCAGATGA